Proteins from a genomic interval of Centroberyx gerrardi isolate f3 chromosome 23, fCenGer3.hap1.cur.20231027, whole genome shotgun sequence:
- the rpl34 gene encoding large ribosomal subunit protein eL34, with product MVQRLTYRRRLSYNTASNKTRLSRTPGNRIVYLYTKKVGKAPKSACGICPGRLRGIRAVRPQVLMRLSKTKKHVSRAYGGSMCAKCVRDRIKRAFLIEEQKIVVKVLKAQAQSQKSK from the exons ATGGTGCAGCGCCTGACTTACCGTCGTAGGTTGTCCTACAATACAGCCTCCAACAAAACTAGACT GTCCCGGACACCCGGTAACCGCATTGTGTACCTGTACACCAAGAAGGTTGGCAAAGCCCCCAAGTCAGCATGCGGCATCTGCCCCGGGAGGCTGCGTGGA ATCCGGGCTGTTAGACCTCAGGTTCTGATGAGGCTCTCCAAGACCAAGAAGCACGTCAGCAGGGCCTACGGTGGCTCCATGTGCGCCAAGTGTGTGCGCGACAG gATCAAGCGTGCTTTCCTGATTGAGGAGCAGAAGATCGTCGTCAAGGTGCTCAAGGCGCAGGCACAGAGCCAGAAATCTAAGTAA